A window from Thermoanaerobaculia bacterium encodes these proteins:
- a CDS encoding BlaI/MecI/CopY family transcriptional regulator: MSGFGPRAGNETRSAKTPPEAELEVLAALRERGEMDARTIRTVLRESRPLSHSSVVTLLRRLEAKRLVARRPAPAGKAFLYRASETSAGAIDGVLRRLVARVFGGDRLSVVSTLFRSAPATEEEIEALRRLVDDLHGGRRRRK; encoded by the coding sequence ATGTCAGGATTCGGCCCCCGCGCGGGGAATGAAACGAGATCGGCGAAGACGCCGCCGGAAGCCGAGCTCGAAGTGCTCGCCGCTCTCCGGGAACGCGGAGAGATGGACGCCCGGACGATCCGGACGGTCCTGCGGGAATCGAGGCCGCTCTCCCATTCCTCCGTCGTGACGCTGCTGCGGCGTCTCGAGGCGAAGCGGCTGGTCGCGCGGAGACCTGCTCCGGCCGGAAAAGCCTTCCTCTACCGGGCCTCGGAGACCTCGGCGGGAGCGATCGACGGCGTGCTGCGGCGGCTCGTCGCGCGCGTGTTCGGGGGCGACCGTCTTTCGGTCGTCTCGACCCTTTTTCGCTCCGCTCCGGCGACGGAGGAGGAAATCGAGGCCCTGCGCCGCCTCGTCGACGATCTCCACGGTGGACGCCG